The following proteins are co-located in the Acidimicrobiales bacterium genome:
- a CDS encoding polysaccharide biosynthesis tyrosine autokinase, whose amino-acid sequence MPAASPTSFDGRHDDRAFDSGIRTMSDYIAIAKERWKVGLATFIPVVLLAALFGLTQAERHQAEAIVLLRTASSQQLFPSAGSQDPEFERDQQAELDYVQSDDFSGSLPNREAVEIVAPEDSNVLVFTAEAPTAAEAMDLANQWASAYVTSRQALEVEANDVARSSLTDAIDDLETEKADILSPLAPLDAALERATDPDTISRLTTQRVALLQTFSDQLLPIEAELRDSADQLAQFTAVMRFLERDEMSAKVTSIADEAVKVAPRPLQTIVIGSILGLALAIAAILIADSVNSKVNRASDIERGRFHMPVLAQVPDNGRPVQKLNEASNAVLEGIEGLATAFAAITRASNAKTVVVTSARQGEGKSTTAGLFAQRAALQGSRVLLIDADVRRPTQHLLHGIANDDGLTEALASGTIPQIHEIRNASGQGGFHLVTAGGWVDNPAGLMRSDLAVRVLDAISKPYDLVIIDSPPVLAVTDAQALASVAADVAVVVARVHYSRRNEVAEAAELIELAGGKVAGAVLVGSKPRLGYYDY is encoded by the coding sequence ATGCCTGCCGCGAGCCCCACTTCCTTCGATGGACGACACGACGACCGTGCGTTCGATTCGGGCATCCGCACCATGTCGGACTACATCGCCATCGCCAAGGAGCGGTGGAAGGTGGGTCTTGCCACGTTCATCCCCGTGGTCCTGCTGGCTGCGCTGTTCGGGTTGACGCAGGCCGAGCGCCATCAGGCCGAAGCGATCGTCTTGCTGCGCACGGCGTCGAGCCAGCAGCTGTTCCCGTCGGCCGGCAGTCAGGACCCTGAGTTCGAACGTGATCAGCAGGCCGAGCTCGACTACGTCCAGTCCGACGACTTCTCCGGCTCGCTGCCCAATCGCGAGGCGGTCGAGATCGTCGCCCCCGAGGACTCCAACGTGTTGGTGTTCACCGCTGAAGCGCCGACGGCGGCCGAGGCGATGGATCTGGCCAACCAGTGGGCGAGCGCGTATGTGACGTCCCGCCAGGCGCTCGAGGTCGAGGCCAACGACGTGGCGCGCTCCTCGCTGACCGACGCGATCGACGATCTCGAAACCGAGAAGGCCGACATCCTCAGCCCGCTCGCACCGCTCGATGCTGCGCTCGAACGGGCCACCGATCCCGACACGATCAGCCGGCTCACCACCCAGCGGGTCGCTCTGCTGCAGACGTTCTCCGATCAGCTCCTGCCGATCGAGGCCGAGCTGCGTGACTCGGCCGACCAGCTCGCCCAGTTCACCGCGGTCATGCGCTTCCTCGAGCGAGACGAGATGAGCGCCAAGGTCACGAGCATCGCCGACGAGGCGGTCAAAGTGGCGCCTCGCCCGCTGCAGACGATCGTGATCGGATCCATCCTCGGGTTGGCGCTCGCCATCGCTGCGATCCTCATCGCCGACTCGGTCAACTCCAAGGTCAACCGGGCGAGCGACATCGAGCGGGGCCGGTTCCACATGCCGGTGCTCGCCCAGGTGCCCGACAACGGCCGCCCGGTCCAGAAACTCAACGAGGCGAGCAACGCTGTGCTCGAAGGCATCGAGGGTCTGGCTACTGCGTTCGCCGCGATCACCCGGGCATCGAATGCCAAGACGGTCGTCGTCACCAGCGCCCGCCAGGGTGAGGGCAAGTCGACCACCGCCGGTCTGTTCGCTCAGCGGGCCGCCCTGCAGGGTTCGCGGGTGCTGCTCATCGACGCCGACGTGCGCCGCCCGACCCAGCATCTGCTGCACGGCATCGCCAACGACGACGGCCTCACCGAGGCGCTGGCGAGCGGGACGATCCCGCAGATCCACGAGATCCGCAATGCGTCGGGCCAGGGCGGTTTCCACCTGGTCACCGCCGGTGGATGGGTCGACAATCCGGCCGGCCTCATGCGCAGCGACCTTGCGGTTCGGGTGCTCGATGCCATCTCCAAGCCCTACGACCTGGTGATCATCGACTCGCCGCCAGTGTTGGCCGTCACCGACGCCCAAGCGCTGGCCAGCGTTGCCGCCGATGTTGCCGTCGTGGTGGCCAGGGTGCATTACAGCCGCCGCAACGAGGTGGCCGAAGCCGCCGAGCTGATCGAGCTGGCCGGCGGCAAGGTGGCCGGTGCGGTGCTCGTCGGATCCAAGCCCCGCCTTGGCTACTACGACTACTGA
- a CDS encoding amidohydrolase, which yields MANHSTYYSADYLVEVTPDQVICHPGGAFEVVGGRVASIGPSVETGNEPVVALGGLVMPGLVNAHCHAAMTLFRSAGDGLPLDRWLSEAIWPREAKMTPDDVHAGMVLGSLEMLLAGVTTSMEMYLHDEAIIEAVRRTGGRLVSSPGIIRALHGADLPGRLDEVRELHARHHRPDERISVGFGPHSVYDLDADLLRLIVGAAAELDAVVHIHLEETSEERQVVLDRDGRSATQVLADVGALDGQLVAAHGVWLDDHDRRLLGEAGASLAHCPNSNLKLGAGIADIRAMADAGINVTIATDGPASGDSLDLWRGVSLATGLARGMRHDPQALGVDDVLLMATANGGRAIGQPDVGTLTVGSRADFIRIDIDQPTFTPSLDEHELLTHLVFANRGGNVTDVWVDGEQVVADRRPVRVDLDEAMREVVQRSSSGSGAPARL from the coding sequence ATGGCGAACCACTCGACCTACTACTCGGCGGACTACCTCGTGGAGGTGACGCCCGACCAGGTCATCTGCCATCCCGGCGGAGCCTTCGAGGTGGTCGGCGGTCGCGTCGCCTCGATCGGGCCGTCCGTCGAAACCGGCAACGAGCCGGTGGTCGCGCTCGGCGGCTTGGTCATGCCCGGTCTCGTCAACGCCCACTGCCACGCCGCCATGACCCTGTTCCGATCGGCCGGCGACGGCCTACCGCTCGACCGGTGGCTGAGCGAGGCGATCTGGCCGCGCGAGGCGAAGATGACGCCCGACGACGTCCACGCCGGCATGGTGCTGGGTTCGCTCGAGATGCTCCTGGCCGGTGTCACCACGAGCATGGAGATGTACCTCCACGACGAGGCGATCATCGAAGCGGTCCGCCGCACTGGCGGGCGTCTGGTGTCGTCGCCCGGCATCATCCGGGCGTTGCACGGCGCCGACCTCCCCGGCCGGCTCGACGAGGTGCGTGAACTCCACGCTCGCCACCACCGTCCCGACGAGCGCATCTCGGTTGGCTTCGGTCCGCACTCGGTCTACGACCTCGACGCCGATCTGCTTCGCCTGATCGTCGGAGCCGCGGCCGAGCTCGACGCCGTCGTGCACATCCATCTCGAGGAGACGAGCGAGGAGCGGCAGGTGGTACTCGATCGCGACGGTCGGTCGGCCACCCAGGTCCTGGCCGACGTCGGTGCGCTCGACGGCCAGTTGGTCGCTGCCCACGGCGTCTGGCTCGACGACCACGATCGACGCTTGCTCGGCGAGGCCGGCGCATCGCTGGCCCACTGTCCCAACTCGAACCTGAAGCTCGGCGCCGGCATCGCCGACATCCGGGCCATGGCCGATGCCGGGATCAACGTCACGATCGCCACCGACGGCCCGGCGTCAGGCGACTCGCTCGACCTCTGGCGCGGGGTCTCGCTCGCAACCGGTCTCGCCCGCGGGATGCGCCACGATCCACAAGCGCTCGGGGTCGACGACGTGTTGCTGATGGCCACGGCGAATGGTGGCCGGGCGATCGGCCAGCCCGACGTCGGCACGCTCACGGTCGGGTCGAGAGCCGACTTCATCCGCATCGACATCGACCAGCCGACCTTCACGCCGTCACTCGACGAGCACGAGTTGCTCACCCATCTGGTCTTCGCCAATCGGGGCGGCAACGTGACCGATGTGTGGGTCGACGGTGAGCAGGTCGTCGCCGATCGTCGACCCGTGCGGGTCGATCTCGACGAGGCGATGCGTGAGGTCGTTCAGCGATCGTCGTCGGGCAGCGGTGCCCCGGCCCGTTTGTAG
- a CDS encoding BMP family ABC transporter substrate-binding protein, which translates to MSSTFKRLLAMMFAFTLLAAACGSDSGGSDTEAGSEGATETTAADDSGEDSGSDAGASGEGDCASEEVLCVGLVTDVGKIDDKSFNQSAWEGVQASVADVYDFIETQDSKDYATNIGTFLDQDYDIIVTVGFALGEATTIAAGENPDTLFIGVDQFQGEPAANVAGLIFPEDKAGFIAGALAGLLTETNTVAAVLGTDLVPPVVAFKEGYEAGAKYTNPDVELLSTYHPGGLDVAFVDPAWGADTARQALDSGADVVFGAGGLTGNGALGEVAKDGGAAFCIGVDSDQWETVPEAHPCLVTSAMKLINPGVVALIAEAAAGSMTSGNFVGDVGIAPYHDFDSVVSPDVKAQVDEITVGVLDGSIPTGYGG; encoded by the coding sequence ATGAGTTCAACCTTCAAGCGTCTGCTTGCCATGATGTTTGCCTTCACCCTGCTGGCAGCAGCCTGCGGCAGCGACTCCGGCGGTTCTGACACCGAGGCCGGTTCGGAAGGCGCAACCGAGACCACCGCCGCCGACGACAGCGGTGAGGACAGCGGCAGCGACGCCGGCGCCTCCGGCGAGGGCGACTGCGCCTCCGAAGAGGTCCTCTGTGTCGGTCTCGTGACCGACGTCGGCAAGATCGACGACAAGTCCTTCAACCAGTCGGCCTGGGAAGGTGTGCAGGCCTCGGTTGCCGACGTCTACGACTTCATCGAGACCCAGGATTCCAAGGACTACGCCACCAACATCGGCACGTTCCTCGATCAGGACTACGACATCATCGTGACGGTCGGCTTCGCTCTCGGCGAGGCGACCACCATTGCCGCCGGCGAGAACCCCGACACTCTGTTCATCGGTGTCGACCAGTTCCAGGGCGAGCCCGCGGCGAACGTCGCCGGTCTCATCTTCCCCGAGGACAAGGCCGGCTTCATCGCTGGTGCCCTCGCCGGTCTGCTGACCGAAACCAACACCGTCGCCGCCGTGCTCGGTACCGACCTGGTCCCGCCGGTCGTCGCCTTCAAGGAGGGCTACGAGGCTGGTGCCAAGTACACCAACCCCGACGTCGAGCTGCTTTCGACCTATCACCCCGGTGGCCTCGATGTGGCCTTCGTCGACCCGGCGTGGGGTGCTGACACCGCTCGCCAGGCGCTCGACTCCGGCGCCGACGTCGTCTTCGGCGCCGGTGGTCTGACCGGCAACGGTGCCCTCGGTGAAGTCGCCAAGGACGGCGGCGCCGCCTTCTGCATCGGCGTCGACTCTGACCAGTGGGAGACCGTGCCCGAGGCCCACCCGTGCCTCGTCACCAGCGCCATGAAGCTGATCAACCCGGGTGTCGTCGCCCTCATCGCCGAGGCCGCAGCTGGTTCGATGACCAGCGGCAACTTCGTCGGTGATGTCGGCATCGCTCCGTACCACGACTTCGACAGCGTCGTCAGCCCCGACGTGAAGGCCCAGGTCGACGAGATCACTGTCGGCGTGCTCGACGGATCGATCCCGACCGGTTACGGCGGCTGA
- a CDS encoding S-methyl-5'-thioinosine phosphorylase: MFGFITGSGFYELPGLEQSQVATVDTPYGEVDVTTGTWHDQPVAFLPRHGGSHSISPQQINYRANIWALASVGVSDILATAVSGGIADHLTPGSLVLIDDFIDWTTGRADTFFDNPGEVRHTDMSAPYDPSLRAALNIAAEELQIPLVRAGTYICFNGPRFETRAEIRMARTLGADLVGMTGYPEVALAVEHGVRYASVGVISNPAAGLSDTEISIDDIWAVINDAKDTVLTLFARVVQGGTHRDEEANQ; this comes from the coding sequence GTGTTTGGCTTCATCACCGGCTCGGGATTCTACGAACTCCCCGGCCTCGAGCAGTCACAGGTCGCCACCGTCGACACGCCCTACGGCGAGGTCGACGTCACCACCGGCACCTGGCACGACCAGCCCGTGGCCTTCCTGCCTCGCCACGGTGGCTCCCACTCGATCTCGCCGCAACAGATCAACTACCGCGCCAACATCTGGGCGCTCGCCAGCGTGGGCGTGAGCGACATCTTGGCCACCGCCGTCAGCGGCGGCATCGCCGACCACCTCACACCGGGCAGCCTCGTCCTGATCGACGATTTCATCGACTGGACCACGGGCCGGGCCGACACCTTCTTCGACAACCCGGGCGAGGTCCGCCACACCGACATGAGCGCGCCCTACGACCCGTCGCTTCGGGCTGCGCTGAACATCGCCGCCGAGGAACTCCAGATCCCGCTGGTTCGCGCCGGCACCTACATCTGCTTCAACGGCCCTCGCTTCGAGACCCGGGCCGAGATCCGCATGGCCCGCACGCTCGGCGCCGACCTGGTCGGCATGACCGGCTACCCCGAGGTCGCCCTCGCCGTCGAACACGGTGTGCGTTACGCCTCCGTCGGCGTCATCTCGAACCCGGCAGCCGGACTGTCCGACACCGAGATCTCGATCGACGACATCTGGGCGGTCATCAACGACGCGAAGGACACCGTGCTGACCCTGTTCGCACGAGTCGTCCAGGGCGGCACCCACCGAGACGAGGAGGCCAACCAATGA
- a CDS encoding class II aldolase/adducin family protein produces the protein MSIGSGPAAEHKARQSLVDVCLAANASGINQGTSGNASVRWGDGLLVTPSAVPYEDTTLDDIVYVAADGTPTGRRQPSTEWHFHHDILATRDDVDAVLHLHSPAATALSTLRRSIPAFHYMVAIAGGNSIRCGDYATFGTPELSTIAVEALRDRTACLLSNHGQITVAATPAKALALAAEVEFLADQYLRALAVEPPVLLSEEEMAEVLLKFEDYKRAGAPLPDDDR, from the coding sequence ATGAGCATCGGAAGCGGTCCTGCAGCCGAACACAAGGCGCGCCAATCACTGGTCGATGTCTGCCTCGCCGCCAACGCCTCGGGGATCAATCAGGGGACGTCGGGCAACGCCAGCGTCCGGTGGGGCGACGGCCTGCTCGTCACCCCCTCCGCGGTCCCCTACGAGGACACCACGCTCGACGACATCGTCTACGTGGCCGCCGACGGCACCCCGACTGGCCGCCGCCAGCCGTCGACCGAGTGGCATTTCCACCACGACATCCTTGCCACCCGCGACGACGTCGACGCGGTGCTCCACCTGCACTCCCCTGCTGCCACCGCCTTGTCCACGCTGCGCCGCTCCATCCCGGCGTTCCACTACATGGTGGCCATCGCCGGCGGCAACTCGATCCGATGCGGCGACTATGCCACATTCGGCACGCCCGAGCTCTCCACGATCGCCGTCGAGGCCCTGCGCGACCGCACGGCCTGCCTCCTCTCCAACCACGGCCAGATCACGGTGGCGGCCACTCCGGCCAAGGCGCTGGCGCTGGCGGCCGAGGTCGAGTTCCTGGCCGATCAGTATCTGCGAGCACTGGCGGTCGAACCGCCGGTGCTGCTCAGCGAAGAGGAGATGGCCGAAGTGCTCCTCAAGTTCGAGGACTACAAACGGGCCGGGGCACCGCTGCCCGACGACGATCGCTGA
- a CDS encoding oligosaccharide flippase family protein, with protein MFGLRQRLTSGRSRDAMWTGVGTLLGAVAVLGSLAILTVVLSPEQFGVYAGVVSAGGILLGFAVFGSGEAMLLGLRSADLTASVGEANSIARIWGRGLGTALLASLVCFGVLMAATAVILPDVSPSLIAALAAAEYLASGVGTVNVQLLRGLGRFKEGALTSTFVFGARPVAAASLFFVDQPELRHYAVVNLVGAVVVSAATTGWVVRSFGWPRLSIPTTTADYRQGGAIALGQTSTSVSAGIDQTLLLRAGFERDNGLYGVGVRIVSYSLLPASAVTTTIYPEFFSKGAEGIEATVAFARRMAKPMVTYGLVILPPLWIGALIVEWLLGNDYDGVAVVIWSMSGFPVLRIMQSLMGDALKGVGRFGAVSGAIMVTALTNVVLNLWWIPEHSWKGAAVATYVSELLYLILLVVALRRARSVIPEQVKPH; from the coding sequence GTGTTCGGCCTGCGACAGCGACTCACCTCGGGTCGATCCCGAGATGCCATGTGGACCGGCGTCGGCACCCTGCTCGGCGCCGTCGCCGTCCTGGGATCGCTTGCCATCCTCACCGTCGTGCTCTCGCCGGAGCAGTTCGGTGTGTACGCCGGCGTGGTGTCGGCGGGCGGCATCCTGCTCGGGTTCGCCGTGTTCGGCTCGGGCGAGGCGATGCTGCTCGGCCTCCGCAGCGCCGACCTGACAGCCTCAGTAGGAGAGGCCAACAGCATCGCCCGCATCTGGGGGCGAGGCCTCGGCACCGCGCTGTTGGCGAGCCTCGTGTGCTTCGGCGTGCTCATGGCCGCCACCGCGGTGATCCTGCCCGACGTCAGCCCCAGCCTGATCGCCGCCCTCGCCGCCGCCGAATACTTGGCCTCGGGCGTCGGCACCGTCAACGTCCAGCTGCTGCGGGGCCTGGGGCGCTTCAAGGAGGGCGCGCTCACCTCCACGTTCGTGTTCGGTGCCCGGCCCGTCGCCGCAGCGTCGCTGTTCTTCGTCGACCAGCCTGAACTCCGCCACTACGCAGTGGTCAACCTCGTCGGCGCCGTCGTCGTCTCGGCGGCGACCACCGGATGGGTGGTCCGGTCGTTCGGTTGGCCCCGGTTGTCGATCCCGACCACGACGGCCGACTATCGCCAGGGCGGCGCCATCGCCCTCGGGCAGACCTCGACATCGGTGTCGGCCGGCATCGACCAGACCCTGTTGCTACGGGCGGGCTTCGAGCGGGACAACGGCCTGTACGGCGTCGGCGTCCGCATCGTCAGCTATTCCTTGCTGCCCGCGTCGGCCGTGACGACCACCATTTACCCCGAATTCTTCTCGAAAGGCGCCGAGGGGATCGAGGCGACCGTGGCCTTCGCCCGCCGCATGGCCAAGCCGATGGTGACCTACGGACTCGTGATCCTCCCGCCCCTGTGGATCGGTGCGCTGATCGTCGAGTGGCTACTCGGCAACGACTACGACGGCGTGGCCGTGGTGATCTGGTCGATGAGCGGCTTCCCGGTGCTGCGGATCATGCAGTCGCTGATGGGTGATGCGCTGAAGGGTGTCGGCCGGTTCGGTGCGGTGAGCGGGGCGATCATGGTGACGGCGCTCACCAATGTGGTCCTCAACCTGTGGTGGATTCCGGAGCACAGCTGGAAGGGGGCAGCGGTGGCGACGTATGTCTCCGAACTTCTCTATCTGATCCTGCTCGTGGTCGCCCTGCGCCGGGCCCGTTCGGTGATCCCCGAGCAGGTAAAACCTCACTGA